In Maniola hyperantus chromosome 13, iAphHyp1.2, whole genome shotgun sequence, one genomic interval encodes:
- the LOC117988012 gene encoding uncharacterized protein isoform X3, with amino-acid sequence MLNILSYVGMSFQSEVCLWTLLGLLRTIFDATLFKVNANLKQVWQMKMPPEISLPVQRAIRTMISGLMLAQCFTVYVYLASYIVLLYPVFLEERPTLVLPWLLLAAIRNLLCELTSLAIGLGTCVLLGPARPPCIRFVIIKLASIMPAFYMWMLIFGYTEQTSLTNKMATPALTSILESKKGSPAASYVDITSPLDALCPLPVTSNRTVSDIGTDEDWFGSEVVVARGTDRILEQFVLMLFRIGAYLKKDNAELIENLNCNSQAISPSHTQGCTAMPSEETDTPPLVGNSKGGIASYLRDYPQIFGKKTDILGASNTSESKVPVVRSNSSSQSVKSTKEVSTDTINPFKTNLTTQKSRHIPISSQERINESCSKNICEGIENKQVPNNSKTDLGGTIKNVNERVEASAESKGSEVNKLKTKNSNPEGILNLSKNKRNPSPSSSEKNSIGDSDRSSNSSSKHKKSNNRYQNN; translated from the exons ATGTTAAACATACTGTCTTACGTAGGAATGAGCTTTCAGTCTGAGGTATGTCTGTGGACGCTCCTTGGACTTTTGCGAACCATCTTCGATGCTACTCTCTTCAAAGTCAACGCTAATCTTAAACAG GTATGGCAAATGAAGATGCCTCCGGAGATATCGCTCCCCGTACAACGGGCAATCCGCACCATGATCTCTGGTTTGATGCTGGCCCAGTGTTTCACGGTGTACGTCTACCTCGCCTCGTACATTGTGCTCTTGTATCCTGTATTTTtg GAAGAACGTCCCACTTTAGTGCTCCCATGGCTTCTACTAGCTGCAATAAGAAATCTGCTGTGTGAGCTGACGAGTCTGGCAATAGGGCTCGGGACTTGTGTTCTTCTGGGACCAGCTCGGCCACCTTGTATCAGATTCGTCATCATCAAGCTGGCTTCGATAATGCCCGCGTTTTATATGTGGATGCTTATTTttgg TTACACCGAGCAAACCTCGTTGACAAACAAAATGGCCACACCAGCTCTCACAAGTATTCTCGAATCAAAAAAAGGGTCACCAGCAGCTAGTTACGTAGACATAACGTCTCCTTTAGATGCTCTGTGTCCCTTGCCCGTTACTTCTAACAGAACTGTATCAGATATAGGCACAGACGAAGACTGGTTTGGTAGCGAAGTAGTGGTAGCTCGTGGTACGGACCGCATTCTTGAACAGTTTGTATTAATGCTATTCCGAATAGGCGCTTATTTGAAAAAAGATAATGCAGAACtgattgaaaatttaaattgtaattCGCAAGCGATTTCACCGAGCCACACTCAAGGATGCACCGCTATGCCGTCTGAAGAAACGGACACACCTCCTTTAGTTGGGAATAGTAAAGGTGGAATCGCTTCATATTTGCGTGACTATCCGCAGATTTTTGGGAAAAAAACAGATATTTTAGGCGCTTCAAACACATCAGAAAGTAAAGTACCTGTGGTTAGAAGTAATTCTAGTTCCCAGTCTGTAAAATCTACTAAAGAAGTATCAACAGACACTATTAATCCATTTAAAACCAATTTGACTACACAAAAATCCAGACACATACCTATAAGTTCACAAGAAAGGATAAATGAGTCatgttctaaaaatatttgTGAAGGAATAGAAAATAAACAAGTtccaaataattcaaaaacagatttagGGGGAACAATAAAGAATGTCAATGAAAGAGTGGAGGCTTCTGCTGAATCAAAGGGCAGTGAAGTTAATAAACTAAAGACAAAAAATTCAAATCCAGAAGGTATTTTAAATCTTAGCAAAAATAAAAGAAACCCATCACCGTCATCTAGTGAAAAAAACAGTATTGGTGATTCAGATAGATCTAGCAATTCCTCTTCTAAACATAAGAAAAGTAATAATCGATATCAAAACAATTGA
- the LOC117988012 gene encoding uncharacterized protein isoform X1 yields the protein MLNILSYVGMSFQSEVCLWTLLGLLRTIFDATLFKVNANLKQVWQMKMPPEISLPVQRAIRTMISGLMLAQCFTVYVYLASYIVLLYPVFLEERPTLVLPWLLLAAIRNLLCELTSLAIGLGTCVLLGPARPPCIRFVIIKLASIMPAFYMWMLIFGYYHNLKMALAFKTFPAVLPTKDLDYGLELAVRRRRTKSLQDEDQLRKKLTASLYTEQTSLTNKMATPALTSILESKKGSPAASYVDITSPLDALCPLPVTSNRTVSDIGTDEDWFGSEVVVARGTDRILEQFVLMLFRIGAYLKKDNAELIENLNCNSQAISPSHTQGCTAMPSEETDTPPLVGNSKGGIASYLRDYPQIFGKKTDILGASNTSESKVPVVRSNSSSQSVKSTKEVSTDTINPFKTNLTTQKSRHIPISSQERINESCSKNICEGIENKQVPNNSKTDLGGTIKNVNERVEASAESKGSEVNKLKTKNSNPEGILNLSKNKRNPSPSSSEKNSIGDSDRSSNSSSKHKKSNNRYQNN from the exons ATGTTAAACATACTGTCTTACGTAGGAATGAGCTTTCAGTCTGAGGTATGTCTGTGGACGCTCCTTGGACTTTTGCGAACCATCTTCGATGCTACTCTCTTCAAAGTCAACGCTAATCTTAAACAG GTATGGCAAATGAAGATGCCTCCGGAGATATCGCTCCCCGTACAACGGGCAATCCGCACCATGATCTCTGGTTTGATGCTGGCCCAGTGTTTCACGGTGTACGTCTACCTCGCCTCGTACATTGTGCTCTTGTATCCTGTATTTTtg GAAGAACGTCCCACTTTAGTGCTCCCATGGCTTCTACTAGCTGCAATAAGAAATCTGCTGTGTGAGCTGACGAGTCTGGCAATAGGGCTCGGGACTTGTGTTCTTCTGGGACCAGCTCGGCCACCTTGTATCAGATTCGTCATCATCAAGCTGGCTTCGATAATGCCCGCGTTTTATATGTGGATGCTTATTTttgg ATACTATCATAATTTGAAAATGGCGTTGGCATTCAAAACATTCCCGGCGGTATTGCCAACAAAAGACCTTGATTACGGATTGGAATTAGCTGTGCGTAGACGTCGAACTAAGTCTTTACAAGATGAAGATCAGTTACGCAAAAAACTTACTGCCAGTCT TTACACCGAGCAAACCTCGTTGACAAACAAAATGGCCACACCAGCTCTCACAAGTATTCTCGAATCAAAAAAAGGGTCACCAGCAGCTAGTTACGTAGACATAACGTCTCCTTTAGATGCTCTGTGTCCCTTGCCCGTTACTTCTAACAGAACTGTATCAGATATAGGCACAGACGAAGACTGGTTTGGTAGCGAAGTAGTGGTAGCTCGTGGTACGGACCGCATTCTTGAACAGTTTGTATTAATGCTATTCCGAATAGGCGCTTATTTGAAAAAAGATAATGCAGAACtgattgaaaatttaaattgtaattCGCAAGCGATTTCACCGAGCCACACTCAAGGATGCACCGCTATGCCGTCTGAAGAAACGGACACACCTCCTTTAGTTGGGAATAGTAAAGGTGGAATCGCTTCATATTTGCGTGACTATCCGCAGATTTTTGGGAAAAAAACAGATATTTTAGGCGCTTCAAACACATCAGAAAGTAAAGTACCTGTGGTTAGAAGTAATTCTAGTTCCCAGTCTGTAAAATCTACTAAAGAAGTATCAACAGACACTATTAATCCATTTAAAACCAATTTGACTACACAAAAATCCAGACACATACCTATAAGTTCACAAGAAAGGATAAATGAGTCatgttctaaaaatatttgTGAAGGAATAGAAAATAAACAAGTtccaaataattcaaaaacagatttagGGGGAACAATAAAGAATGTCAATGAAAGAGTGGAGGCTTCTGCTGAATCAAAGGGCAGTGAAGTTAATAAACTAAAGACAAAAAATTCAAATCCAGAAGGTATTTTAAATCTTAGCAAAAATAAAAGAAACCCATCACCGTCATCTAGTGAAAAAAACAGTATTGGTGATTCAGATAGATCTAGCAATTCCTCTTCTAAACATAAGAAAAGTAATAATCGATATCAAAACAATTGA
- the LOC117988012 gene encoding uncharacterized protein isoform X2 gives MLNILSYVGMSFQSEVCLWTLLGLLRTIFDATLFKVWQMKMPPEISLPVQRAIRTMISGLMLAQCFTVYVYLASYIVLLYPVFLEERPTLVLPWLLLAAIRNLLCELTSLAIGLGTCVLLGPARPPCIRFVIIKLASIMPAFYMWMLIFGYYHNLKMALAFKTFPAVLPTKDLDYGLELAVRRRRTKSLQDEDQLRKKLTASLYTEQTSLTNKMATPALTSILESKKGSPAASYVDITSPLDALCPLPVTSNRTVSDIGTDEDWFGSEVVVARGTDRILEQFVLMLFRIGAYLKKDNAELIENLNCNSQAISPSHTQGCTAMPSEETDTPPLVGNSKGGIASYLRDYPQIFGKKTDILGASNTSESKVPVVRSNSSSQSVKSTKEVSTDTINPFKTNLTTQKSRHIPISSQERINESCSKNICEGIENKQVPNNSKTDLGGTIKNVNERVEASAESKGSEVNKLKTKNSNPEGILNLSKNKRNPSPSSSEKNSIGDSDRSSNSSSKHKKSNNRYQNN, from the exons ATGTTAAACATACTGTCTTACGTAGGAATGAGCTTTCAGTCTGAGGTATGTCTGTGGACGCTCCTTGGACTTTTGCGAACCATCTTCGATGCTACTCTCTTCAAA GTATGGCAAATGAAGATGCCTCCGGAGATATCGCTCCCCGTACAACGGGCAATCCGCACCATGATCTCTGGTTTGATGCTGGCCCAGTGTTTCACGGTGTACGTCTACCTCGCCTCGTACATTGTGCTCTTGTATCCTGTATTTTtg GAAGAACGTCCCACTTTAGTGCTCCCATGGCTTCTACTAGCTGCAATAAGAAATCTGCTGTGTGAGCTGACGAGTCTGGCAATAGGGCTCGGGACTTGTGTTCTTCTGGGACCAGCTCGGCCACCTTGTATCAGATTCGTCATCATCAAGCTGGCTTCGATAATGCCCGCGTTTTATATGTGGATGCTTATTTttgg ATACTATCATAATTTGAAAATGGCGTTGGCATTCAAAACATTCCCGGCGGTATTGCCAACAAAAGACCTTGATTACGGATTGGAATTAGCTGTGCGTAGACGTCGAACTAAGTCTTTACAAGATGAAGATCAGTTACGCAAAAAACTTACTGCCAGTCT TTACACCGAGCAAACCTCGTTGACAAACAAAATGGCCACACCAGCTCTCACAAGTATTCTCGAATCAAAAAAAGGGTCACCAGCAGCTAGTTACGTAGACATAACGTCTCCTTTAGATGCTCTGTGTCCCTTGCCCGTTACTTCTAACAGAACTGTATCAGATATAGGCACAGACGAAGACTGGTTTGGTAGCGAAGTAGTGGTAGCTCGTGGTACGGACCGCATTCTTGAACAGTTTGTATTAATGCTATTCCGAATAGGCGCTTATTTGAAAAAAGATAATGCAGAACtgattgaaaatttaaattgtaattCGCAAGCGATTTCACCGAGCCACACTCAAGGATGCACCGCTATGCCGTCTGAAGAAACGGACACACCTCCTTTAGTTGGGAATAGTAAAGGTGGAATCGCTTCATATTTGCGTGACTATCCGCAGATTTTTGGGAAAAAAACAGATATTTTAGGCGCTTCAAACACATCAGAAAGTAAAGTACCTGTGGTTAGAAGTAATTCTAGTTCCCAGTCTGTAAAATCTACTAAAGAAGTATCAACAGACACTATTAATCCATTTAAAACCAATTTGACTACACAAAAATCCAGACACATACCTATAAGTTCACAAGAAAGGATAAATGAGTCatgttctaaaaatatttgTGAAGGAATAGAAAATAAACAAGTtccaaataattcaaaaacagatttagGGGGAACAATAAAGAATGTCAATGAAAGAGTGGAGGCTTCTGCTGAATCAAAGGGCAGTGAAGTTAATAAACTAAAGACAAAAAATTCAAATCCAGAAGGTATTTTAAATCTTAGCAAAAATAAAAGAAACCCATCACCGTCATCTAGTGAAAAAAACAGTATTGGTGATTCAGATAGATCTAGCAATTCCTCTTCTAAACATAAGAAAAGTAATAATCGATATCAAAACAATTGA
- the LOC117987864 gene encoding dopaminechrome tautomerase-like encodes MSESEASESNVCEARRVLKVMEATAISVKDPWGSKDMLLGSVFFVTFFAKCIHSYAPYYSPVTTLYRWKQVNFAFPSALHRQLAIQNGEFNQINVVPVGVERWKDRLFVTTPRWRKGIPVSLSVLPVTAQEESPLLTPFPSWDWHTADNCTGFTSVFRTSVDHCGVMWAIDTGQVDGFDTSASPPPRQLCPPTLFAISLETDTVLGRFPIPTELTLQNSYMTNVVVDTRDSDCKDLHVYIADAWRFGLIVFRAADASFWRFNHYTFYPEPLLSNYTIHGINYQWTDGLFGMALGQMNRGDRPLYYNSLSSSLSFVVSTSVIRDPSRVNNSVDEFKLLGESRGPRGQVSISAIDRSGVMFFNLVSLDSIACWNTRKAYTNNNLGIVAHNNITLIFATDLRIDHGIPQTVWIITNRIPLYLANLTDPNEFNYRLMYLEPNTAIQNTVCQN; translated from the exons ATGTCAGAGAGCGAGGCTTCTGAATCTAACGTTTGCGAGGCTCGTAGAGTTTTAAAAGTCATGGAAGCGACGGCTATAAGTGTGAAAGACCCGTGGGGTTCTAaagat ATGCTTCTGGGATCAGTTTTCTTTGTGACGTTCTTCGCTAAGTGCATTCATTCTTATGCTCCATATTATAGTCCGGTAACGACCCTATACCGATGGAAGCAAGTTAACTTCGCTTTTCCATCAGCTCTACATCGTCAGCTGGCCATACAAAACgg aGAATTCAATCAAATTAACGTTGTTCCTGTGGGTGTTGAAAGATGGAAAGATCGGCTATTTGTGACAACGCCCCGTTGGAGAAAAGGAATTCCAGTGTCGCTGTCCGTGCTACCTGTCACGGCACAGGAGGAATCTCCCTTGTTGACACCGTTCCCTAGTTGGGACTGGCATACAGCAG ATAACTGTACTGGCTTCACGTCTGTCTTCAGAACGAGTGTAGACCATTGCGGAGTCATGTGGGCCATTGACACTGGACAAGTAGATGGTTTCGACACGTCCGCGTCACCACCACCACGCCAATTATGTCCGCCCACACTTTTTGCGATAAGCTTAGAAACAGACACCGTTCTCGGACGTTTTCCTATCCCCACCGAACTCACTTTACAAAACTCATATATGACTAATGTTGTAGTTGACACAAGAGATTCCGATTGTAAGGATTTACATGTTTATATCGCCGATGCTTGGCGATTTGGGCTTATAGTCTTTAGAGCCGCCGATGCATCATTCTGGCGGTTTAACCACTATACATTCTACCCCGAACCTTTGCTATCGAATTACACAATTCACGGAATAAACTATCAATGGACTGATGGTTTATTTGGGATGGCTCTAGGCCAAATGAACCGCGGGGATCGTCCACTTTATTATAATTCATTGTCAAGTTCTCTTTCATTTGTGGTGTCGACTTCAGTGATACGAGATCCTTCACGTGTAAATAACTCTGTTGATGAGTTTAAACTTCTCGGCGAGAGTCGCGGTCCAAGGGGTCAAGTATCTATTTCAGCTATAGATCGCAGTGGTGTCATGTTCTTTAACCTAGTTTCTCTCGACAGTATCGCGTGTTGGAATACGCGCAAAGCTTACACTAATAACAATTTAGGTATTGTGGCGCATAATAATATCACCCTAATATTTGCTACCGACTTACGAATAGACCATGGAATTCCACAGACTGTGTGGATAATAACAAACCGAATACCTTTATATCTAGCTAATTTAACTGACCCAAACGAGTTTAATTACAGACTAATGTATTTGGAGCCGAATACCGCTATTCAAAACACTGTTtgtcaaaattaa
- the LOC117988018 gene encoding dopaminechrome tautomerase-like isoform X2 — protein MFLRTLFLVTCLATHINSYAQQEPLGTLYRWKQIDFAFPTDRHRQLALQNGQFNQINVIPLGVERWKDRLFVSTPRWKRGVPASLSVLPVTAQAESPLLTPFPSWDWHTADNCTGFTSIFRMSIDHCGVMWAIDSGQVEAFETPRQLCPPTLFAISLETDTVLGRFSIPSEFVLQNSLITNLIVDTRDSECKDAHVYIADAWRFGLIVFRAADAMFWRFSHYTFYPEPLLSNYTLHGLNYQWSDGLFGMSLGQMNRGDRPLYYHSMSSSLEFVVQTSVIRGPSRVNNAVDEFRLLGESRGPRGQVSAAAIDRNGVMFFNLISLDSIGCWNTRRPYKIENLDIVAQNNNTLVFPNDLRIDHEIPQIVWIITNRLPMYQFNLIDPNQFNYRLMYLEPNTAIRSTVCRN, from the exons ATGTTTCTGAGAACATTATTCCTAGTGACGTGTCTAGCTACCCATATAAATTCCTACGCTCAACAAGAACCACTTGGCACTCTTTACCGATGGAAGCAAATTGACTTCGCTTTTCCGACTGATCGGCATCGTCAGCTGGCCTTACAAAACGG GCAATTCAATCAAATCAACGTTATTCCACTGGGTGTGGAAAGATGGAAAGATCGGCTTTTTGTGAGCACGCCTCGTTGGAAGAGAGGCGTCCCAGCATCTCTGTCTGTGCTACCTGTCACGGCACAGGCGGAATCTCCTTTGCTGACACCGTTCCCTAGTTGGGACTGGCATACTGCAG ATAACTGCACCGGTTTCACGTCTATCTTCAGGATGAGTATAGACCACTGCGGAGTCATGTGGGCCATCGACTCTGGACAAGTAGAAGCCTTCGAAACACCACGCCAATTATGTCCGCCTACACTTTTTGCTATAAGTTTGGAGACCGACACTGTTCTCGGACGCTTTTCTATACCTAGTGAATTTGTTTTACAAAACTCTCTTATTACAAATCTTATAGTCGACACAAGAGATTCTGAATGTAAAGATGCACACGTTTATATCGCCGATGCTTGGCGATTTGGGCTAATTGTTTTTAGAGCCGCCGATGCAATGTTCTGGCGGTTTAGCCATTACACATTCTATCCGGAACCCCTGTTATCAAATTACACACTTCACGGGTTAAACTATCAGTGGTCTGATGGTCTCTTTGGAATGTCTTTAGGTCAAATGAATCGCGGAGATCGACCACTTTATTATCACTCTATGTCCAGCTCTCTGGAGTTCGTGGTGCAAACTTCTGTAATACGAGGCCCTTCACGTGTAAATAACGCAGTTGATGAGTTTAGACTACTCGGAGAGAGTCGCGGTCCGAGGGGACAAGTTTCCGCTGCAGCTATAGACCGCAACGGTGTCATGTTTTTCAACCTTATATCGCTAGATAGTATCGGATGTTGGAATACGCGCAGACCTTACAAGATTGAAAATTTAGACATTGTAGCACAAAATAATAACACGTTAGTATTTCCTAACGACTTACGAATAGATCACGAAATTCCACAGATTGTGTGGATAATAACAAACCGATTACCTAtgtatcaatttaatttaattgatcCGAATCAGTTTAATTACAGACTAATGTATTTGGAACCGAACACTGCTATTCGCAGCACTGTTTGCCGGAATTGA
- the LOC117988018 gene encoding dopaminechrome tautomerase-like isoform X1 — protein MFKNKFGIFVFCNNEVNKFSMFLRTLFLVTCLATHINSYAQQEPLGTLYRWKQIDFAFPTDRHRQLALQNGQFNQINVIPLGVERWKDRLFVSTPRWKRGVPASLSVLPVTAQAESPLLTPFPSWDWHTADNCTGFTSIFRMSIDHCGVMWAIDSGQVEAFETPRQLCPPTLFAISLETDTVLGRFSIPSEFVLQNSLITNLIVDTRDSECKDAHVYIADAWRFGLIVFRAADAMFWRFSHYTFYPEPLLSNYTLHGLNYQWSDGLFGMSLGQMNRGDRPLYYHSMSSSLEFVVQTSVIRGPSRVNNAVDEFRLLGESRGPRGQVSAAAIDRNGVMFFNLISLDSIGCWNTRRPYKIENLDIVAQNNNTLVFPNDLRIDHEIPQIVWIITNRLPMYQFNLIDPNQFNYRLMYLEPNTAIRSTVCRN, from the exons atgttcaagaataagtttggtatttttgttttttgtaataatGAAGTCAATAAGTTTAGT ATGTTTCTGAGAACATTATTCCTAGTGACGTGTCTAGCTACCCATATAAATTCCTACGCTCAACAAGAACCACTTGGCACTCTTTACCGATGGAAGCAAATTGACTTCGCTTTTCCGACTGATCGGCATCGTCAGCTGGCCTTACAAAACGG GCAATTCAATCAAATCAACGTTATTCCACTGGGTGTGGAAAGATGGAAAGATCGGCTTTTTGTGAGCACGCCTCGTTGGAAGAGAGGCGTCCCAGCATCTCTGTCTGTGCTACCTGTCACGGCACAGGCGGAATCTCCTTTGCTGACACCGTTCCCTAGTTGGGACTGGCATACTGCAG ATAACTGCACCGGTTTCACGTCTATCTTCAGGATGAGTATAGACCACTGCGGAGTCATGTGGGCCATCGACTCTGGACAAGTAGAAGCCTTCGAAACACCACGCCAATTATGTCCGCCTACACTTTTTGCTATAAGTTTGGAGACCGACACTGTTCTCGGACGCTTTTCTATACCTAGTGAATTTGTTTTACAAAACTCTCTTATTACAAATCTTATAGTCGACACAAGAGATTCTGAATGTAAAGATGCACACGTTTATATCGCCGATGCTTGGCGATTTGGGCTAATTGTTTTTAGAGCCGCCGATGCAATGTTCTGGCGGTTTAGCCATTACACATTCTATCCGGAACCCCTGTTATCAAATTACACACTTCACGGGTTAAACTATCAGTGGTCTGATGGTCTCTTTGGAATGTCTTTAGGTCAAATGAATCGCGGAGATCGACCACTTTATTATCACTCTATGTCCAGCTCTCTGGAGTTCGTGGTGCAAACTTCTGTAATACGAGGCCCTTCACGTGTAAATAACGCAGTTGATGAGTTTAGACTACTCGGAGAGAGTCGCGGTCCGAGGGGACAAGTTTCCGCTGCAGCTATAGACCGCAACGGTGTCATGTTTTTCAACCTTATATCGCTAGATAGTATCGGATGTTGGAATACGCGCAGACCTTACAAGATTGAAAATTTAGACATTGTAGCACAAAATAATAACACGTTAGTATTTCCTAACGACTTACGAATAGATCACGAAATTCCACAGATTGTGTGGATAATAACAAACCGATTACCTAtgtatcaatttaatttaattgatcCGAATCAGTTTAATTACAGACTAATGTATTTGGAACCGAACACTGCTATTCGCAGCACTGTTTGCCGGAATTGA